A DNA window from Ranitomeya imitator isolate aRanImi1 chromosome 2, aRanImi1.pri, whole genome shotgun sequence contains the following coding sequences:
- the LOC138663602 gene encoding zinc finger protein 773-like isoform X1 codes for MWSAALRVEVSTISDSLSEDLLYKRIFLIYPSRMNMDRDKMVERILHLTLEILFRLTGEDYTVVKKTSSEFCQDPVSEGWVRPLSPITGPPPHPLIHEDINDQKILELTYKMIELLTGEVSIRCQDVAVYFSMEEWEYLEEHKDLYKEVTMEVPQPLTSPDLSSKRTTPERCPRPLLPQECKQEDPNVPQDHQGEYLTHINTAGTYVRGDEWCKEEIPTYDYPADDCTRRSEAQLTLSIFKSDDLGTPQDIIELNANTPDIPSSLHSKDLSSDPLKQILSSDSLPTAKENQSHKISIKNRNIPKSKKPFSCSEFRNWFPIENIEKSFLKHPKIHTVEKRFSCAMCGKCFNLKSNLVRHQRSHTGEKPFSCSECGKSFSHKTSLVQHHRTHTGEKPFSCSECGKCFNRKTYLNSHQRTHTGEKPFSCSVCGKCFNHKSHLVIHERIHTGEKPFSCPECGKCFKQKLDMDRHQRIHSGEKPFSCPECGKCFKQKPDMVRHQRIHSGEKPFSCSECWKCFNQKSILVRHQRTHTGKNLFSCS; via the exons gtgtCTACAATATCGgattctctcagtgaagatcttctgtataagagaattttcctgatttacccatcaaggatgaatatggacagagacaagatggtggagaggatattacacctcaccctagagatcctcttccggcttactggagag gattacacagtagtgaagaagacctctagtgagttctgtcaggaccctgtgtctgagggatgggtaaGACccttgagcccaatcacggggcctccacctcaccccctgatacatgaggacatcaatgaccagaagatcctagaactcacctacaagatgattgagctgctgactggagag gtttctataaggtgtcaggatgtcgctgtctatttctccatggaggagtgggagtatttagaagaacacaaagatctgtacaaggaagtcacgatggaggttccccagcccctcacgtcaccag atctatccagtaagaggacaacaccagagagatgtccccgtcctcttcttccacaggagtgtaaacaagaagatcccaatgttcctcaggatcatcag ggagaatatttgacccatattaatactgcagggacatatgtgaggggtgatgagtggtgtaaagaggagattcctacatatgactacccag cagatgactgtaccaggaggtcAGAGGCACAGCTAACATTGTCTATTTTTAAATCCGATGATCTTGGGACCCCACAGGATATAATTGAATTGAATGCcaatactccagatataccatcatcccttcacagcaaagatctttcatctgatcctttgaaacagatCCTGTCTTCCGATTCATTACCGActgctaaggaaaatcaaagtcacaaaataagcattaaaaacagAAATATTCCTAaatcaaagaagccattttcatgttcagaatttaGAAATTGGTTTCCCATTGAAAACATtgaaaagtcttttcttaaacatccAAAAATTCACACAGTGGAGAAAAGATTTTCCTGTGCcatgtgtgggaaatgttttaatctcaaatcaaatcttgttagacaccaaagaagtcacacaggggaaaaacctttttcatgttcagaatgtgggaaatcttttagccATAAAACAAGTTTGGTTCAGCACcatagaacccacacaggggagaagcctttttcatgttcagaatgtggaaaatgttttaaccgaaaaacGTATCTTaatagccaccagagaacccacacaggggagaagcctttttcctgttcagtctgtgggaaatgttttaaccacaaatcacatcttgttatacacgagagaattcacacaggggagaagcctttttcctgtccagaatgtgggaaatgttttaaacagaaactAGATATGGATAGGCACCAGAGAATTcactcaggggagaagcctttttcctgtccagaatgtgggaaatgttttaaacagaagccAGATATGGTTAGGCACCAGAGAATCcactcaggggagaagcctttttcctgttcagaatgttggaaatgttttaatcagaaatcaattttggttaggcaccagagaacccacacagggaagaatcttttttcatgttcataa
- the LOC138663602 gene encoding zinc finger protein 773-like isoform X2, with translation MWSAALRVEVSTISDSLSEDLLYKRIFLIYPSRMNMDRDKMVERILHLTLEILFRLTGEDYTVVKKTSSEFCQDPVSEGWVRPLSPITGPPPHPLIHEDINDQKILELTYKMIELLTGEVSIRCQDVAVYFSMEEWEYLEEHKDLYKEVTMEVPQPLTSPDLSSKRTTPERCPRPLLPQECKQEDPNVPQDHQGEYLTHINTAGTYVRGDEWCKEEIPTYDYPDDCTRRSEAQLTLSIFKSDDLGTPQDIIELNANTPDIPSSLHSKDLSSDPLKQILSSDSLPTAKENQSHKISIKNRNIPKSKKPFSCSEFRNWFPIENIEKSFLKHPKIHTVEKRFSCAMCGKCFNLKSNLVRHQRSHTGEKPFSCSECGKSFSHKTSLVQHHRTHTGEKPFSCSECGKCFNRKTYLNSHQRTHTGEKPFSCSVCGKCFNHKSHLVIHERIHTGEKPFSCPECGKCFKQKLDMDRHQRIHSGEKPFSCPECGKCFKQKPDMVRHQRIHSGEKPFSCSECWKCFNQKSILVRHQRTHTGKNLFSCS, from the exons gtgtCTACAATATCGgattctctcagtgaagatcttctgtataagagaattttcctgatttacccatcaaggatgaatatggacagagacaagatggtggagaggatattacacctcaccctagagatcctcttccggcttactggagag gattacacagtagtgaagaagacctctagtgagttctgtcaggaccctgtgtctgagggatgggtaaGACccttgagcccaatcacggggcctccacctcaccccctgatacatgaggacatcaatgaccagaagatcctagaactcacctacaagatgattgagctgctgactggagag gtttctataaggtgtcaggatgtcgctgtctatttctccatggaggagtgggagtatttagaagaacacaaagatctgtacaaggaagtcacgatggaggttccccagcccctcacgtcaccag atctatccagtaagaggacaacaccagagagatgtccccgtcctcttcttccacaggagtgtaaacaagaagatcccaatgttcctcaggatcatcag ggagaatatttgacccatattaatactgcagggacatatgtgaggggtgatgagtggtgtaaagaggagattcctacatatgactacccag atgactgtaccaggaggtcAGAGGCACAGCTAACATTGTCTATTTTTAAATCCGATGATCTTGGGACCCCACAGGATATAATTGAATTGAATGCcaatactccagatataccatcatcccttcacagcaaagatctttcatctgatcctttgaaacagatCCTGTCTTCCGATTCATTACCGActgctaaggaaaatcaaagtcacaaaataagcattaaaaacagAAATATTCCTAaatcaaagaagccattttcatgttcagaatttaGAAATTGGTTTCCCATTGAAAACATtgaaaagtcttttcttaaacatccAAAAATTCACACAGTGGAGAAAAGATTTTCCTGTGCcatgtgtgggaaatgttttaatctcaaatcaaatcttgttagacaccaaagaagtcacacaggggaaaaacctttttcatgttcagaatgtgggaaatcttttagccATAAAACAAGTTTGGTTCAGCACcatagaacccacacaggggagaagcctttttcatgttcagaatgtggaaaatgttttaaccgaaaaacGTATCTTaatagccaccagagaacccacacaggggagaagcctttttcctgttcagtctgtgggaaatgttttaaccacaaatcacatcttgttatacacgagagaattcacacaggggagaagcctttttcctgtccagaatgtgggaaatgttttaaacagaaactAGATATGGATAGGCACCAGAGAATTcactcaggggagaagcctttttcctgtccagaatgtgggaaatgttttaaacagaagccAGATATGGTTAGGCACCAGAGAATCcactcaggggagaagcctttttcctgttcagaatgttggaaatgttttaatcagaaatcaattttggttaggcaccagagaacccacacagggaagaatcttttttcatgttcataa